In Ardenticatenales bacterium, a single genomic region encodes these proteins:
- the topA gene encoding type I DNA topoisomerase, whose translation MSEQTPLEGYCLKCKETRVLQDPRPEWASNGAPATRGKCAVCGANIYRRGHTPAHDTLPKPEVTAGARKKAASKKANSGKKGKAGKSQTAKSTSREKRSGKLVVVESPAKARTIGRYLGRGYTVKSSVGHVRDLLKSRLSVDIENDFTPEYRVPNDKRAVVKELEAAAAKASEIYLATDPDREGEAIAWHVLESANMDPRRTQRVVFHEITKSAILEAFQHPRQIDMRRVDAQQTRRILDRLVGYKLSPLLWRKVRRGLSAGRVQSVALRLVAEREREIDDFQPQEYWLIKAELSQEKYRQARQRLTFVARLHRLNGEEPTLSSAAEVQPHLDALRTADWKVGKVRLGKRTRRPSAPFTTSTMQQEASRRLNFGTSKTMRVAQQLYEGVDIGAEGSTGLITYMRTDSVSVSKEAETTARAYIAAAFGKEYVPETPPVYKTRSKTAQEAHEAIRPTSVQRTPQQMKSHLSRDQYRLYKLIWDRFVASQMAPAVYDTVSVDIYAGKAATPLTKRPYLFRATGSTLRFAGFLALYEESKEENGEEDDVVVPADLQDNEPLDLIKLLPEQRFTQPPPRFSEATLVKEMEENEIGRPSTYASIISTIQNRGYVVREGSRLVPTETGYLVNDLLVEHFPDIISVNFTARMESELDEIVDGREWVPLMRDFYGRFSQDLEKADQAIPKMDLKKEPELVGRACPACGQPLVYRESKFGKFIGCSDFPKCRHTEQILHKIGVACPQDGGDLVQKRTRRGRVFYGCANYPDCDWTSWKRPLPQPCRLCGGLVVQVNRDTGECTKCGERQPVHVPDAVLE comes from the coding sequence ATGAGTGAACAAACACCTTTAGAAGGCTACTGCCTGAAATGTAAAGAAACGCGCGTGCTGCAAGACCCGCGCCCCGAATGGGCGTCTAACGGCGCGCCGGCCACACGCGGAAAATGCGCCGTCTGCGGCGCGAACATCTATCGCCGTGGGCATACGCCTGCCCATGACACGTTGCCTAAGCCAGAAGTGACGGCGGGCGCGCGGAAGAAAGCCGCTTCCAAGAAAGCGAACTCCGGTAAAAAGGGGAAGGCGGGCAAAAGTCAAACGGCGAAATCCACATCCCGCGAGAAACGTAGCGGCAAGCTCGTCGTCGTCGAATCTCCGGCAAAGGCCAGAACCATCGGGCGTTACCTGGGCCGTGGCTACACAGTTAAGTCCAGTGTCGGGCATGTGCGCGATCTGCTCAAGTCCCGCCTCAGCGTGGATATTGAGAACGATTTTACGCCCGAGTACCGTGTGCCCAATGACAAACGCGCCGTGGTGAAAGAACTGGAAGCCGCCGCCGCCAAGGCGAGCGAGATTTACCTGGCAACGGACCCGGACCGAGAAGGAGAGGCGATTGCCTGGCACGTTTTAGAATCCGCTAACATGGATCCACGGCGGACGCAGCGGGTCGTTTTCCATGAAATTACGAAATCGGCCATTTTGGAAGCGTTCCAGCACCCGCGCCAGATTGACATGCGGCGTGTGGACGCGCAACAGACGCGCCGCATTCTTGACCGCCTTGTGGGGTACAAGCTCAGCCCGCTGCTATGGCGCAAAGTGCGGCGTGGCCTCAGCGCCGGGCGCGTGCAGTCCGTGGCGCTGCGCCTGGTGGCGGAGCGTGAGCGGGAGATCGACGATTTCCAGCCGCAAGAATACTGGCTGATCAAGGCGGAATTGAGCCAGGAGAAATACCGCCAGGCGCGGCAGCGGCTGACCTTCGTGGCGCGGTTGCATCGCCTGAACGGGGAGGAGCCGACGCTGTCCTCCGCCGCGGAAGTGCAGCCGCACCTGGATGCGCTGCGGACGGCGGATTGGAAGGTGGGCAAAGTGCGGCTGGGCAAGCGCACGCGCCGCCCGTCCGCGCCTTTTACGACCAGCACGATGCAGCAGGAAGCGTCCCGCCGGCTGAATTTTGGCACGAGTAAGACCATGCGGGTGGCGCAGCAACTGTACGAGGGGGTGGATATTGGCGCGGAAGGCTCCACGGGTCTGATCACGTATATGCGCACGGACAGTGTTTCCGTGTCGAAAGAGGCGGAAACGACGGCGCGCGCGTACATTGCGGCGGCGTTTGGCAAGGAGTACGTGCCGGAGACGCCGCCGGTGTATAAGACGCGCTCGAAGACGGCGCAGGAGGCGCACGAGGCGATTCGACCCACGTCGGTGCAGCGGACGCCGCAGCAGATGAAGTCGCATTTGTCGCGGGATCAATATCGCCTGTATAAGCTTATCTGGGATCGGTTTGTCGCCAGCCAGATGGCCCCCGCCGTTTACGACACGGTTTCGGTGGATATTTATGCCGGCAAAGCGGCGACGCCGTTAACGAAGCGACCATATCTTTTCCGCGCGACGGGTTCGACGCTGCGTTTTGCCGGTTTCCTGGCGTTGTACGAGGAGTCGAAGGAGGAAAACGGGGAGGAGGATGATGTGGTTGTGCCGGCAGATTTGCAGGACAACGAGCCACTCGATCTGATCAAACTACTGCCGGAACAGCGATTCACCCAGCCGCCGCCCCGTTTCTCCGAGGCGACGCTGGTGAAGGAAATGGAAGAGAACGAGATTGGCCGCCCCAGCACGTATGCGTCGATTATTTCCACGATCCAGAATCGGGGATACGTGGTGCGCGAGGGGAGCCGCCTGGTTCCCACGGAAACGGGGTATCTGGTCAATGACTTGTTGGTGGAGCATTTCCCGGACATTATTTCCGTGAATTTTACGGCGCGCATGGAGAGTGAGCTGGATGAGATCGTGGATGGGCGGGAGTGGGTTCCGCTGATGCGGGATTTCTATGGACGCTTTAGCCAGGACCTGGAGAAGGCGGATCAAGCGATCCCGAAGATGGATTTGAAGAAGGAGCCGGAGTTGGTGGGGCGGGCGTGCCCTGCGTGTGGGCAGCCGTTGGTGTACCGCGAGAGTAAGTTTGGCAAGTTTATCGGGTGTAGTGATTTCCCGAAATGCCGGCATACCGAACAAATCCTACACAAAATCGGCGTCGCCTGCCCCCAGGACGGCGGCGACCTGGTGCAAAAACGCACCCGTCGCGGGCGCGTCTTCTACGGCTGCGCCAACTACCCCGACTGCGACTGGACCAGTTGGAAGCGCCCGCTGCCCCAACCCTGCCGCCTCTGCGGTGGCCTGGTCGTCCAGGTCAACCGGGACACCGGCGAATGCACCAAATGCGGCGAACGCCAGCCCGTCCACGTTCCCGATGCCGTACTGGAGTGA
- a CDS encoding carboxymuconolactone decarboxylase family protein, producing MAFIAYVPEEALAEGERVADRDNIIQIHSVHPAVMRQHYDLYVQVMRRGGPLRRVQREMMAVVVSALNQCHY from the coding sequence ATGGCCTTTATCGCGTATGTTCCTGAGGAGGCGCTGGCGGAGGGGGAGCGGGTGGCGGATCGGGATAACATCATCCAGATTCACAGCGTGCATCCGGCGGTGATGCGGCAGCATTATGACCTGTACGTGCAGGTGATGCGGCGTGGGGGACCGTTGCGCCGTGTGCAGCGGGAGATGATGGCCGTCGTGGTGTCGGCGCTGAATCAGTGCCATTACTGA
- a CDS encoding peroxidase, with the protein MLDYAAKLTRTPGAITAADVAALREVGFDDRAIHDICAVTAYFAFVNRIADGLGVELEGE; encoded by the coding sequence ATGCTGGATTACGCGGCCAAGTTGACGCGGACGCCCGGCGCGATCACGGCGGCGGATGTGGCGGCGCTGCGGGAGGTAGGCTTTGATGACCGTGCCATCCACGACATTTGCGCCGTGACGGCGTATTTTGCATTTGTCAACCGCATCGCGGATGGTTTGGGCGTGGAATTGGAGGGGGAATAG
- a CDS encoding DUF1906 domain-containing protein: MNSTPRKRSLLLFWLILFAFPLFLAGRAASAQSDEIRQAEADVPFPDAARAPNLAPYTPTGWDYPIVPASVSGTNTVNTLYAGQTTYIDWAVVNNGNQSAWDQFSVCVYLDGSQIGSWSVRRLRRNYYTYLEDWTYTVNSSGNHTLRIVVDCTNVVAESNENDNVWEHTFYWQGGGGNPGGIVISNQQGFDKCEIPSTSQMQTWWNSSPYYEINLYIGGSARACANSGLNAAWVSTVSNQGWNFIPTWVGPQAPCSGFSSRFSSDPATAYSQGRSEANSAYNVATNLGLIGQGRNTIIYYDLEAYPGDANCREAAKSFISGWSGRLQELGQRAGAYGSACGTYVTDWASAGNVPDDVWLAHWIYSGYNANATVWNVACVSDGYWSNHQRLRQYAGGHNETWGGVTFNIDSNAEDGHVAGVNPRAMSPVQLAQTGVSARDMRLLNERQGWLLTDGKLLWTEDAGISWTNITPAGIDPAAIQSVAFSDVRHGWVAVPTALNALAVFATVDGGQTWQQHDLTLFAPDSGQAAAQVHLDFVSTQVGYLAVTLSSGVNFSQGLLFQTGDGGQTWQQRTLPLGAAVRFSSPTTGWTVGGPAGDALYRTRDGGRFWTRLTLTDAAVSFAALPTFVDEMNGWLPITIADGDQSRVRLYATMDGGATWTLARTLPLVVEPTGHVPVHLVDGVMRLSDDAAPTGAGQATWQGKTGWVQTAVSQCSGEKGVAPLRCVTTSNLWWSVDAGITWTPMTLPNE; encoded by the coding sequence ATGAATTCAACTCCCCGCAAACGTTCCCTTCTTCTCTTCTGGCTCATCCTCTTTGCCTTCCCCTTGTTCCTCGCCGGGCGCGCCGCCAGCGCCCAGTCCGACGAAATTCGGCAGGCGGAGGCCGACGTTCCCTTCCCGGACGCTGCTCGCGCCCCCAATCTTGCTCCCTACACACCCACGGGCTGGGATTATCCCATCGTGCCTGCTTCGGTCTCCGGCACGAACACCGTCAACACCCTCTATGCCGGTCAGACAACCTACATCGACTGGGCGGTCGTGAACAACGGTAATCAGAGCGCCTGGGATCAATTCTCGGTCTGCGTCTACCTGGATGGCAGCCAGATCGGCAGTTGGTCCGTACGCCGACTGCGGCGCAACTACTACACTTATCTTGAAGATTGGACCTATACGGTCAACAGCAGCGGCAACCATACCCTGCGTATTGTTGTCGATTGCACCAACGTTGTAGCGGAAAGCAACGAAAACGACAATGTCTGGGAGCATACCTTTTACTGGCAGGGCGGCGGTGGCAATCCCGGTGGCATTGTCATCTCTAACCAGCAAGGGTTCGACAAATGCGAAATTCCTTCCACCAGCCAGATGCAAACGTGGTGGAACAGCAGCCCGTACTATGAAATCAATCTGTACATAGGCGGTTCCGCGCGCGCTTGCGCCAATTCCGGTCTTAATGCTGCCTGGGTCTCTACTGTCAGCAATCAAGGTTGGAATTTCATTCCCACTTGGGTGGGGCCACAGGCGCCGTGTTCTGGCTTTAGTTCCCGTTTTAGTTCCGATCCCGCCACCGCCTACAGCCAGGGACGCAGCGAAGCAAATTCCGCCTACAATGTCGCTACTAATCTCGGCCTCATTGGGCAAGGGCGCAATACGATCATCTACTATGACCTGGAAGCGTACCCTGGTGACGCAAACTGTCGTGAAGCGGCTAAATCATTCATCAGCGGCTGGAGTGGTCGCCTGCAGGAATTGGGCCAACGGGCCGGCGCGTATGGCTCCGCCTGTGGCACTTACGTCACCGACTGGGCGAGTGCCGGCAATGTACCTGACGATGTGTGGTTGGCGCACTGGATTTATAGTGGCTACAACGCCAATGCCACCGTCTGGAATGTGGCCTGCGTCTCCGATGGTTACTGGAGCAACCATCAACGCCTGCGCCAATATGCCGGTGGACACAATGAGACCTGGGGCGGTGTGACTTTTAACATTGACAGCAATGCGGAGGATGGGCACGTGGCGGGGGTGAATCCGCGCGCGATGTCTCCCGTGCAGTTGGCGCAAACGGGCGTCAGCGCCCGCGACATGCGCTTGCTCAATGAGCGGCAGGGATGGCTCCTGACGGATGGGAAGTTGTTGTGGACGGAGGATGCCGGCATTTCCTGGACAAACATCACGCCCGCAGGTATCGACCCGGCGGCTATCCAGTCGGTGGCCTTCAGCGATGTGCGGCATGGTTGGGTAGCCGTCCCCACGGCGCTCAATGCGCTGGCCGTGTTCGCTACCGTGGACGGCGGCCAGACGTGGCAGCAGCATGACCTGACGCTGTTTGCGCCGGACAGCGGCCAGGCAGCCGCGCAAGTCCATCTTGATTTCGTTTCCACGCAGGTTGGCTATCTGGCGGTGACACTGAGTTCGGGCGTCAACTTCAGCCAGGGGCTGTTGTTCCAGACCGGCGACGGCGGCCAGACCTGGCAGCAGCGGACGCTGCCGCTGGGCGCGGCGGTGCGCTTTAGCAGCCCTACCACGGGCTGGACGGTGGGCGGTCCTGCCGGAGACGCGCTGTATCGCACGCGAGATGGCGGACGTTTCTGGACGCGCCTGACGCTAACGGATGCCGCGGTTTCTTTTGCCGCGCTGCCGACTTTTGTTGACGAAATGAATGGCTGGCTCCCGATAACGATTGCTGATGGAGATCAGTCGCGGGTGCGGCTTTATGCCACGATGGACGGGGGCGCGACCTGGACGCTGGCACGCACGCTGCCGCTGGTGGTGGAACCGACCGGCCATGTACCGGTGCATTTGGTGGATGGTGTTATGCGCCTGTCCGATGATGCCGCGCCGACGGGGGCGGGGCAAGCGACCTGGCAGGGCAAGACGGGTTGGGTGCAGACGGCGGTGAGCCAGTGCAGTGGTGAGAAGGGTGTGGCTCCGCTGCGTTGTGTGACGACGAGTAATTTGTGGTGGAGCGTGGATGCCGGCATCACCTGGACCCCCATGACGCTGCCAAACGAATAA
- a CDS encoding MerR family transcriptional regulator, translated as MATVSTLVELFGISKHTARTWAREFAPYLSAGAAPPRGERRRFSEDDLTVFALVAYLRGQNASYADIHDALAAGDRMNVPQPTRELVVSGRTGTGTPLMPSPDFAPVEVFQLFAEKLTQQYQAQIRELRDEIERIGRERDYFRDQYEARYQEIKDAQARVLQAETTIARQETELANLSNLQQQLKEERTARMNVMNQLAAAQAKAEKMEALLDSGQQQDKGGRSLFARK; from the coding sequence ATGGCGACTGTATCAACTCTGGTTGAACTGTTTGGCATCAGCAAGCACACGGCACGGACGTGGGCGCGGGAGTTTGCGCCGTACCTGAGCGCGGGCGCGGCCCCGCCCCGTGGCGAACGGCGCCGCTTCAGCGAGGATGATTTGACGGTGTTCGCGCTGGTGGCGTATCTGCGCGGGCAGAACGCCAGCTACGCGGACATTCACGACGCGCTGGCGGCGGGGGATCGCATGAACGTGCCGCAGCCGACGCGGGAGTTGGTCGTCAGTGGGCGCACGGGGACCGGCACACCACTGATGCCCTCCCCCGATTTTGCGCCCGTGGAGGTTTTCCAGTTATTCGCGGAGAAGCTGACGCAGCAGTACCAGGCGCAGATTCGGGAGCTGCGGGATGAGATTGAGCGCATTGGACGGGAACGGGATTATTTCCGCGATCAGTACGAGGCGCGCTATCAGGAAATCAAGGATGCGCAGGCCAGGGTGTTGCAGGCGGAAACGACGATTGCGCGCCAGGAGACGGAACTGGCAAATTTGAGTAATTTGCAGCAGCAGTTGAAGGAAGAACGCACGGCGCGCATGAATGTGATGAACCAATTGGCGGCGGCGCAGGCGAAGGCGGAGAAGATGGAGGCGCTGTTGGATAGCGGCCAGCAGCAAGATAAGGGGGGGCGCAGTCTGTTTGCGCGCAAGTAG
- a CDS encoding AAA family ATPase, protein MFSSFTVENFRCFKKLHITPLNRVNLIAGKNNVGKTALLEALFLHYGYHNPALGMGIDALRGIQRFRSDELMLNLFCGFDPAKEIKLIAETDDKHRLSLKIVSQIPRQTVATLKPHLGNGGGQLEILDTSQDSTSDPGVEVQFIYKEDDETEIVSTATLTDSSDEIRVDRTPQSGRPAAVFHTAKHRESSEQLAERFSSLAIAREQTRVINTLQLLEPKLKDLTLQHRGGKVMIYGDTGGSRLIPLQLMGDGITRVLSYVLAIPRVRGGAMLIDEVENGLHHSIMSDIWRALAQSARAYDVQLFATTHSSECISAAVQAFESRQDDFQLYRLDRIKDDVKVKSYDFETLSMALELGLETR, encoded by the coding sequence ATGTTCTCAAGTTTTACCGTTGAAAACTTCAGATGTTTCAAGAAACTCCACATTACTCCCCTCAATCGTGTCAACCTGATTGCGGGGAAGAACAATGTGGGAAAGACAGCATTGCTAGAAGCCCTTTTCCTCCATTACGGCTACCATAACCCGGCTCTCGGTATGGGCATTGATGCTTTACGAGGAATTCAGAGATTCAGGAGCGATGAATTGATGCTTAATCTCTTTTGCGGTTTTGATCCGGCAAAAGAAATAAAGTTGATTGCTGAGACGGATGACAAACATCGTCTATCGCTAAAAATCGTGTCTCAGATTCCGCGGCAAACAGTCGCTACACTAAAACCGCATTTGGGAAACGGTGGTGGACAACTGGAGATATTGGACACAAGTCAGGACTCCACGTCAGACCCTGGTGTTGAAGTACAATTTATCTACAAAGAAGATGATGAGACGGAGATTGTGTCCACGGCAACGCTAACGGATAGTTCAGACGAAATTCGGGTTGACAGAACGCCACAATCAGGTCGACCCGCGGCTGTTTTTCATACGGCAAAGCACCGGGAAAGCAGTGAGCAACTTGCGGAACGCTTCAGTAGCCTGGCCATCGCGCGAGAACAAACAAGGGTAATTAACACGCTCCAATTGCTAGAGCCAAAGCTAAAAGACCTGACACTGCAACATCGGGGCGGGAAAGTTATGATATATGGCGATACAGGAGGATCACGCTTGATACCATTGCAACTGATGGGCGACGGTATTACAAGGGTCCTGAGCTACGTCCTGGCTATACCACGGGTGCGCGGTGGGGCCATGCTGATTGATGAAGTGGAAAACGGTCTTCATCATTCAATAATGAGTGACATTTGGCGTGCATTGGCTCAGTCAGCGCGAGCATATGATGTACAACTCTTTGCTACCACTCACAGTTCTGAGTGCATTAGTGCAGCGGTCCAAGCATTTGAGTCCCGTCAAGATGATTTTCAATTGTACCGTCTGGACCGCATCAAAGATGATGTCAAAGTCAAATCCTATGACTTTGAAACGCTTTCCATGGCGCTGGAACTTGGATTGGAAACACGGTAG
- a CDS encoding molybdopterin-dependent oxidoreductase translates to MTLTLNINGRDQVIDALPTDTLLHTLRRAGYFSVRFGSDSGETGAAAIILDGRLVSSDVLLTGQAVGHRLETIEGLSTEIGQLHPIQQAFVETGAIQSGYATPAMILAARALLQENPDPTEAEIRDALSGILCRETGYLKPVAAVKRAAAYLRGEDVPPYEGPDMVDASYYMEIPPAPDNADAGPEMAGPEMGGSPWQTTTITRPQTDLMLTSHIPETAVVGKPETKVDAVKLAKGNPAFVDDMDMRGMLHARLLTSPHAHARILDIDDSEALTLPGVHAVLHYKNVKRVKYASGGQSYPNPPPHDQVSFDDKVRYVGDRVAAVAAETPEIAEAALRLIRVQYAEMPAIFDENEAIQPGAPIIHDEDDTEGIHDASRNIVHHIHAEVGSVARGFQEADHIFEHTYYVHQVQQCPIEPHIAISWWDADERLVIRTSTQVPFHVRRMVAPLLDLPVRRIRVIKPRIGGGFGVKQEMLIEDIVGHLTIATGRPVRLELTRSEEFRSSRTRHPQTITYRTGVMADGTLHSMEMRVVANTGAYGTHGLTVQTVTGLRGLSSYNCKHRKFDCLVAYTNLPVPGAYRGYGAPQAHFALESHMDEIAHALDLDPITFRRKNWVQAGDTMPIAPLLGEGEKETVTSEPVINTCGLAECFQQGMTAIEWERQFQPDWQHVPGKPHLRRGLGAAMCMHGTAIPGLDMGGASVKINDDGSFNVLVGATDLGTGSDTVLSQIAAEVLGVPLADIIIYSSDTDMTPFDTGAYASSTTYISGMAVKKACEQVAEQIRERAALMLGLDTWHDIRLKDRQAIAPDGRRVEMGEIALHSLHQDQQRQIMSTASYVSMESPPPFAGQFAEVEVDVETGQVTVTKLVMAVDAGVPINPITASGQVEGGMTQALGYAHCEEMVYTPDGALINDSFGPYHIYRADEMPWLKCILVQTNEPSGPFGAKAIAEIPKDGVAPAIANAIYNATGARIRRIPFTPSRVYAMLHEP, encoded by the coding sequence ATGACTCTCACCCTCAACATCAACGGACGCGATCAAGTTATTGATGCCCTCCCTACCGACACGCTCTTGCATACGCTGCGGCGCGCCGGCTACTTCAGCGTGCGCTTTGGCAGCGACAGCGGCGAAACAGGCGCGGCGGCCATTATTCTGGATGGCCGCCTCGTCAGCAGTGACGTACTGCTCACGGGACAGGCGGTCGGCCACCGCCTGGAAACTATCGAAGGGCTATCCACGGAAATAGGCCAGTTGCACCCGATTCAACAGGCTTTTGTGGAAACGGGCGCCATTCAATCCGGCTACGCCACGCCCGCCATGATCCTGGCGGCCAGGGCGCTGCTGCAAGAAAATCCAGACCCGACCGAAGCCGAGATTCGGGACGCGCTCTCCGGCATTCTCTGCCGCGAAACGGGCTATCTCAAGCCCGTGGCCGCCGTGAAGCGAGCCGCGGCCTATTTGCGTGGTGAAGATGTCCCCCCCTACGAAGGGCCGGATATGGTGGACGCCAGTTATTACATGGAGATTCCCCCCGCGCCCGACAACGCGGACGCCGGGCCGGAAATGGCCGGGCCGGAAATGGGCGGATCTCCCTGGCAAACGACAACTATCACCAGGCCACAAACCGACCTCATGCTCACCTCCCACATCCCGGAAACGGCCGTTGTGGGCAAGCCGGAGACGAAAGTAGACGCGGTAAAACTGGCAAAGGGAAATCCCGCGTTCGTTGACGACATGGATATGCGCGGGATGTTGCACGCGCGGCTGTTGACCAGTCCGCACGCCCATGCGCGCATTCTGGATATTGACGACAGCGAGGCACTGACCCTTCCTGGCGTCCACGCGGTGCTGCATTACAAGAATGTCAAGCGGGTAAAATATGCGTCTGGTGGGCAATCGTATCCGAATCCGCCACCACACGATCAGGTGAGTTTTGACGACAAGGTGCGCTATGTGGGCGACCGCGTAGCTGCCGTGGCCGCGGAGACGCCGGAAATCGCGGAGGCGGCGTTACGGTTGATTCGGGTGCAGTATGCGGAAATGCCGGCAATCTTCGACGAAAACGAAGCCATCCAACCCGGCGCGCCCATCATCCACGACGAAGACGACACCGAAGGCATCCACGACGCCAGCCGCAACATCGTCCACCACATCCACGCCGAAGTCGGCAGCGTCGCCCGCGGTTTCCAGGAAGCCGACCACATCTTCGAACACACCTACTACGTCCACCAGGTGCAGCAATGCCCCATTGAACCGCACATCGCCATCAGTTGGTGGGATGCCGACGAACGCCTCGTCATCCGCACCTCCACCCAGGTCCCCTTCCACGTCCGCCGCATGGTCGCCCCGCTGCTGGACCTCCCCGTGCGCCGCATCCGCGTCATCAAACCCCGCATCGGCGGCGGCTTTGGCGTAAAGCAAGAAATGCTCATTGAAGACATCGTCGGCCACCTGACCATCGCCACGGGCCGTCCCGTCCGCCTCGAACTCACCCGCTCCGAAGAGTTCCGCTCCAGCCGCACCCGCCACCCCCAAACCATCACCTACCGCACCGGCGTCATGGCCGACGGCACGCTGCACAGCATGGAAATGCGCGTCGTCGCCAACACCGGCGCCTACGGCACCCACGGCCTCACCGTACAAACCGTCACCGGCCTGCGCGGCCTCAGCAGCTACAACTGCAAACACCGCAAATTCGACTGCCTCGTCGCCTACACCAATCTCCCCGTCCCCGGTGCCTATCGCGGCTACGGCGCGCCCCAGGCCCATTTCGCCCTGGAAAGCCACATGGACGAAATCGCCCACGCCCTCGACCTCGATCCCATCACCTTCCGCCGCAAAAACTGGGTGCAGGCGGGCGACACCATGCCCATTGCCCCCTTGCTGGGCGAAGGCGAGAAAGAAACCGTCACCTCCGAACCCGTCATCAACACCTGCGGCCTCGCCGAATGCTTCCAACAAGGCATGACGGCCATCGAGTGGGAGCGGCAATTCCAACCCGATTGGCAGCACGTCCCCGGAAAGCCCCATCTGCGGCGCGGCCTGGGCGCGGCCATGTGCATGCACGGCACGGCTATCCCCGGCCTGGACATGGGCGGAGCCAGCGTCAAAATCAACGACGACGGCTCCTTCAACGTCCTCGTGGGCGCAACCGACTTGGGCACAGGTTCCGACACCGTGCTTTCCCAGATTGCCGCCGAGGTCCTCGGCGTGCCCCTCGCGGACATCATCATCTATTCCAGCGACACCGACATGACCCCCTTCGATACGGGCGCATACGCCAGCAGCACTACCTACATCTCCGGCATGGCCGTAAAGAAGGCGTGCGAGCAGGTCGCGGAGCAGATTCGAGAACGGGCGGCGTTGATGCTGGGGCTGGACACCTGGCACGACATTCGCCTCAAGGACAGGCAGGCCATCGCCCCGGATGGTCGCCGCGTGGAAATGGGCGAAATCGCCCTGCATTCGCTGCATCAAGACCAGCAGCGGCAGATCATGTCCACCGCCTCCTACGTGAGCATGGAATCCCCCCCGCCGTTCGCCGGTCAGTTTGCGGAGGTGGAAGTAGACGTAGAAACGGGTCAGGTGACGGTGACGAAACTGGTGATGGCCGTGGATGCGGGCGTACCCATCAATCCGATCACGGCCAGCGGCCAGGTAGAAGGGGGCATGACGCAGGCGCTGGGCTACGCCCATTGCGAAGAAATGGTCTACACGCCGGACGGAGCGCTAATCAACGACAGCTTTGGCCCCTACCACATCTACCGCGCCGACGAAATGCCCTGGCTCAAGTGCATTCTCGTGCAAACGAACGAACCAAGCGGACCCTTTGGCGCGAAAGCCATTGCCGAAATCCCCAAGGACGGCGTCGCCCCGGCCATCGCCAACGCCATCTACAACGCCACCGGCGCGCGCATCCGCCGCATCCCGTTCACGCCTTCTCGCGTGTACGCGATGCTACATGAGCCATAG
- a CDS encoding inorganic diphosphatase, with translation MALEAVVWLGRRVRVVIDRPMGSRHPRYGFAYPVNYGYVPGTMSGDGEELDAYVLGVAGPVMVFEGECVAVIHRLDDDDDKLVVVPAGISLNEEQIRAMTMFQERFFTSVVMMVDAGK, from the coding sequence ATGGCGTTGGAAGCGGTTGTCTGGCTAGGGCGGCGGGTGCGGGTGGTGATAGACCGGCCCATGGGTTCCCGCCATCCGCGTTATGGGTTTGCCTACCCGGTTAATTACGGTTATGTGCCGGGAACGATGAGTGGAGATGGGGAGGAACTGGATGCTTATGTGCTGGGTGTGGCGGGGCCGGTGATGGTGTTTGAGGGGGAGTGTGTTGCTGTTATTCATCGTCTGGATGACGATGATGACAAGTTGGTGGTTGTACCTGCCGGCATTTCTCTTAACGAGGAGCAGATTCGTGCTATGACGATGTTTCAGGAGCGGTTTTTTACGTCGGTGGTGATGATGGTTGATGCCGGCAAGTGA